The DNA sequence CATCTTTACAGTAAATAATCTTTGTTTTATCTGGATGAAGCATCAAACTACATTCTTCAAATCGTTTCTTTAGATTTGTTAGAAGGTGTTGAGCCTCTTGTTCTGTGTTACAGTGTATTAATCCATCATCAGAATACCTACACCATGGCATGCTAGGATATTTCCTTGTCATCCACGTGTCAAATACATAATGAAGAAATAGATTGGCAAGCACTGGGCTAATCACTCCTCCTTGGGGCACTCCTGCATTTCTTGTCACAAGAATTCCATCTTTTAATTGAAGAGGTGCTTTTAGCCATCTTTCGATGTATAAAATAACCCATTTGTTATCTGTATGTTTTCTTACTGCTTTCATTAGAAGGTCATGGTCTATATTGTCAAATAGGCCTTTAATATCAAATTCCAGCACCCAATCGTATTTCCAACATCTTTGCCTAGTGATTCCTACAGCATCTAAAGCTGATCTATTCGGCCTATATGCATAAGAATTTTGGTGAAAATGGGGCTCTACTATAGGTTCAAACATCAGCTTTACAATCATTTGAGCTATTCTATCACTTACCGTAGGTATTCCCAAGATTCTTTCTCCACCACTTTTCTTTGGTATTGAAACGGCCTTTACAGGC is a window from the Neochlamydia sp. AcF84 genome containing:
- the ltrA gene encoding group II intron reverse transcriptase/maturase, with the translated sequence MSETKPFIISKTLVMEAYKLVKANAGAAGIDQQTLEDFDRNLKSNLYKIWNRMSSGSYFPPPVKAVSIPKKSGGERILGIPTVSDRIAQMIVKLMFEPIVEPHFHQNSYAYRPNRSALDAVGITRQRCWKYDWVLEFDIKGLFDNIDHDLLMKAVRKHTDNKWVILYIERWLKAPLQLKDGILVTRNAGVPQGGVISPVLANLFLHYVFDTWMTRKYPSMPWCRYSDDGLIHCNTEQEAQHLLTNLKKRFEECSLMLHPDKTKIIYCKDGSRKGKYKETKFDFLGYTFRPRLVKNSKRNNIFISFTPAVSQAALKSMKATIRQWNIRNRTDLELGDIAKTYNPVIRGWLVYYGKYSPSALYKFCRHFNKTLVAWGMRKYKELAGHKTRTTIFIGKIVKENPELFVHWNKGMIGAFA